One region of Gossypium raimondii isolate GPD5lz chromosome 6, ASM2569854v1, whole genome shotgun sequence genomic DNA includes:
- the LOC105774048 gene encoding uncharacterized protein LOC105774048 isoform X2 — protein MLRIWKWYQSCLSLHPVKTQIISSGFLWGIGDVAAQYITHSTAKKRLQYHKDDDNEFKVNWKRVAVTSMFGFGFVGPVGHFWYEGLDKFIKMRLLLRPKSARFVAAKVAMDGLIFGPFDLFVFFTYMGFSAGKSTAQVKEDVKRDFLPALILEGGVWPIVQTVPFCHGLNNKRMLPGNKGLLLLPP, from the exons ATGTTGAGGATATGGAAGTGGTACCAGAGCTGTTTATCTCTTCATCCTGTAAAAACACAAATTATCAGCTCAGGTTTCCTTTGGGGCATTGGGGATGTTGCTGCTCAATACATCACCCATTCCACCGCAAAGAAACGCCTTCAATATCATAAA GATGATGATAATGAATTTAAAGTCAACTGGAAAAGGGTAGCTGTCACAAGTATGTTTGGATTTGGCTTTGTTGGACCAGTTGGACACTTCTG GTATGAAGGGTTGGACAAATTTATAAAGATGAGGCTTCTACTGCGCCCAAAGTCAGCGAGGTTTGTTGCTGCAAAAGTTGCTATGGATGGCCTTATCTTTGGCCCCTTTGACTTGTTTGTGTTTTTCACATATATGGGGTTTTCAGCCGGAAAAAGCACTGCTCAAGTGAAGGAAGACGTGAAGAGAGACTTCCTCCCAGCCTTGATATTGGAAGGTGGCGTTTGGCCAATCGTTCAG ACAGTGCCTTTTTGTCATGGATTGAACAACAAAAGGATGCTCCCTGGAAACAAAGGTTTACTTCTTTTACCTCCATGA
- the LOC105774048 gene encoding uncharacterized protein LOC105774048 isoform X3 yields the protein MLRIWKWYQSCLSLHPVKTQIISSGFLWGIGDVAAQYITHSTAKKRLQYHKDDDNEFKVNWKRVAVTSMFGFGFVGPVGHFWYEGLDKFIKMRLLLRPKSASRKKHCSSEGRREERLPPSLDIGRWRLANRSDSAFLSWIEQQKDAPWKQRFTSFTSMKEGGGQGRL from the exons ATGTTGAGGATATGGAAGTGGTACCAGAGCTGTTTATCTCTTCATCCTGTAAAAACACAAATTATCAGCTCAGGTTTCCTTTGGGGCATTGGGGATGTTGCTGCTCAATACATCACCCATTCCACCGCAAAGAAACGCCTTCAATATCATAAA GATGATGATAATGAATTTAAAGTCAACTGGAAAAGGGTAGCTGTCACAAGTATGTTTGGATTTGGCTTTGTTGGACCAGTTGGACACTTCTG GTATGAAGGGTTGGACAAATTTATAAAGATGAGGCTTCTACTGCGCCCAAAGTCAGCGAG CCGGAAAAAGCACTGCTCAAGTGAAGGAAGACGTGAAGAGAGACTTCCTCCCAGCCTTGATATTGGAAGGTGGCGTTTGGCCAATCGTTCAG ACAGTGCCTTTTTGTCATGGATTGAACAACAAAAGGATGCTCCCTGGAAACAAAGGTTTACTTCTTTTACCTCCATGAAAGAAGGTGGAGGCCAAGGCAggttatga
- the LOC105774048 gene encoding uncharacterized protein LOC105774048 isoform X4 — MLRIWKWYQSCLSLHPVKTQIISSGFLWGIGDVAAQYITHSTAKKRLQYHKDDDNEFKVNWKRVAVTSMFGFGFVGPVGHFWYEGLDKFIKMRLLLRPKSASRKKHCSSEGRREERLPPSLDIGRWRLANRSVPFCHGLNNKRMLPGNKGLLLLPP; from the exons ATGTTGAGGATATGGAAGTGGTACCAGAGCTGTTTATCTCTTCATCCTGTAAAAACACAAATTATCAGCTCAGGTTTCCTTTGGGGCATTGGGGATGTTGCTGCTCAATACATCACCCATTCCACCGCAAAGAAACGCCTTCAATATCATAAA GATGATGATAATGAATTTAAAGTCAACTGGAAAAGGGTAGCTGTCACAAGTATGTTTGGATTTGGCTTTGTTGGACCAGTTGGACACTTCTG GTATGAAGGGTTGGACAAATTTATAAAGATGAGGCTTCTACTGCGCCCAAAGTCAGCGAG CCGGAAAAAGCACTGCTCAAGTGAAGGAAGACGTGAAGAGAGACTTCCTCCCAGCCTTGATATTGGAAGGTGGCGTTTGGCCAATCGTTCAG TGCCTTTTTGTCATGGATTGAACAACAAAAGGATGCTCCCTGGAAACAAAGGTTTACTTCTTTTACCTCCATGA
- the LOC105774048 gene encoding uncharacterized protein LOC105774048 isoform X1, producing MLRIWKWYQSCLSLHPVKTQIISSGFLWGIGDVAAQYITHSTAKKRLQYHKDDDNEFKVNWKRVAVTSMFGFGFVGPVGHFWYEGLDKFIKMRLLLRPKSARFVAAKVAMDGLIFGPFDLFVFFTYMGFSAGKSTAQVKEDVKRDFLPALILEGGVWPIVQVANFRYVPVRYQLLYVNIFCLLDSAFLSWIEQQKDAPWKQRFTSFTSMKEGGGQGRL from the exons ATGTTGAGGATATGGAAGTGGTACCAGAGCTGTTTATCTCTTCATCCTGTAAAAACACAAATTATCAGCTCAGGTTTCCTTTGGGGCATTGGGGATGTTGCTGCTCAATACATCACCCATTCCACCGCAAAGAAACGCCTTCAATATCATAAA GATGATGATAATGAATTTAAAGTCAACTGGAAAAGGGTAGCTGTCACAAGTATGTTTGGATTTGGCTTTGTTGGACCAGTTGGACACTTCTG GTATGAAGGGTTGGACAAATTTATAAAGATGAGGCTTCTACTGCGCCCAAAGTCAGCGAGGTTTGTTGCTGCAAAAGTTGCTATGGATGGCCTTATCTTTGGCCCCTTTGACTTGTTTGTGTTTTTCACATATATGGGGTTTTCAGCCGGAAAAAGCACTGCTCAAGTGAAGGAAGACGTGAAGAGAGACTTCCTCCCAGCCTTGATATTGGAAGGTGGCGTTTGGCCAATCGTTCAGGTTGCGAATTTCCGTTATGTTCCAGTTAGATACCAACTCCTTTATGTTAATATCTTCTGCTTGTTAGACAGTGCCTTTTTGTCATGGATTGAACAACAAAAGGATGCTCCCTGGAAACAAAGGTTTACTTCTTTTACCTCCATGAAAGAAGGTGGAGGCCAAGGCAggttatga